The following coding sequences lie in one Helicoverpa zea isolate HzStark_Cry1AcR chromosome 2, ilHelZeax1.1, whole genome shotgun sequence genomic window:
- the LOC124644453 gene encoding carbohydrate sulfotransferase 4-like codes for MVNIRTLIARLARLGRRIYLLFCVIVFIIIATNYNKKMFLNEHIKEKSSKPKLTTVYKVPSCVYKVPSHYIKEHVSTARAKLNYQLSFYNFSLNLDNLVMESGGRPLRSLILSTWKSGTTFLGEILNAIPGSYYFYEPLLMYGVKQIREREQPEADIALHTITSLLKCNYETLKKYLEFARERVDQLRRNTRIWHHCKFMKHLCCDFEFMSQICMLFPFQVMKLVRLRLKLIPKILDDKELNVKLIFLVRDPRGMMHSRRNVEFCPNTIDCGDPKIACQDMLNDYVAARDLLQKYPGRLMVIRFEELAMEPYDVSARILKFLGHSVTGPVYEYLNKHTNATKPFSNTYRVSSRVPFKWKNRMDFVAVSEIQEVCKLAMKKWGYKMAFNETHMRSEDFNPLDDYTI; via the exons ATGGTAAATATCCGCACACTTATTGCAAGGTTGGCTCGACTTGGGCGGCGAATTTATTTGCTTTTCTGcgttattgtatttataatcATTGCTaccaattacaataaaaaaatgttcttaaatGAGCACATCAAAGAGAAATCCTCAAAACCTAAGCTTACAACCGTGTATAAAGTCCCATCGTGCGTGTACAAAGTCCCATCACACTATATAAAAGAGCATGTGTCGACTGCACGAGCAAAATTGAATTATCAGCTTTCTTTCTATAATTTTTCACTGAATTTGGACAATTTGGTTATGGAATCCGGGGGACGGCCGCTACgtagtttaattttatcaacATGGAAGTCAGGAACCACATTTCTAGGAGAGATTTTGAATGCAATTCCAGGATCATACTATTTTTATGAACCCCTACTTATGTACGGGGTTAAACAAATAAGGGAACGAGAGCAACCAGAGGCTGATATAGCTTTGCACACAATAACATCTTTGTTAAAGTGTAATtatgaaacattaaaaaaatacctggAGTTTGCAAGAGAGCGCGTGGACCAGTTAAGGCGCAATACGAGAATATGGCATCATTGCAAATTTATGAAACATCTATGTTGTGATTTTGAGTTTATGTCACAGATATGTATGCTGTTCCCCTTCCAAGTTATGAAGCTCGTTCGGCTAAGATTAAAACTGATTCCGAAAATATTGGATGATAAAGA GTTAAATGTAAAACTGATTTTTTTGGTTCGCGACCCTCGTGGTATGATGCACTCTAGACGTAATGTTGAGTTTTGTCCTAATACAATAGACTGCGGAGATCCGAAAATCGCTTGTCAAGACATGTTGAACGACTATGTGGCAGCAAGAGATCTGCTTCAAAAATATCCTGGAAGACTTAT GGTTATACGGTTCGAAGAATTAGCAATGGAGCCTTATGATGTTTCAGCGCGAATTTTAAAGTTCCTGGGGCATTCTGTAACAGGACCAGTTTATGAGTATCTGAATAAGCACACGAACGCAACTAAACCATTTTCAAACACTTATAGAGTTTCTAGTCGAGTGCCTTTTAAATGGAAAAATAGAATGGATTTTGTAGCTGTTAGTGAAATACAG GAAGTGTGCAAATTGGCGATGAAGAAATGGGGTTACAAGATGGCGTTTAATGAGACCCATATGAGAAGCGAAGATTTTAACCCTTTGGACGATTATACAATATAA
- the LOC124637746 gene encoding carbohydrate sulfotransferase 4-like — MLRRVNFYSICFAFGLSVLLILAGSRYADNTYYRPSIESRRNIRNFLKVEDGEEPYTQHIPTMQYDGSPDIKKLLEKTRSKIKYQLSKYNFTESGVHTLEDLVIESGGRPLQSLIISTWRSGTTFLGEILNAIPGTYYHYEPLLKYGIIQIRGPPESEQALSTIRAMLKCNYDGLEDYFKYGSRHSNQFSHNTRLWDHCKYKKELCYDAEFTSRLCKLFPFHTMKVVRLRLRLIQEILDDKELNVKVILLIRDPRGVMQSRQHRNFCQPAPDCWEPSLVCADMISDYVAAGRIQQQYPDSLLVLRYEELALKPNITTHRILKFLRLSATQSIDEFLQSHTNVEVAGVSSTFRVSRDVPFRWKNALDFTYVDEIQMACKEAMLLWGYKLANNETHMKSKDFNPLDDYTISQ, encoded by the exons ATGTTGCGGCGAGTAAACTTTTACTCAATATGTTTCGCATTCGGTCTCAGTGTTCTTCTTATTCTTGCTGGAAGTCGATATGCAGATAACACATATTATCGTCCGTCCATCGAAAGCCGGAGAAATATTAGgaattttttaaaagttgaagATGGAGAAGAACCCTATACGCAGCATATACCCACAATGCAGTACGATGGCTCCCCGGACATCAAGAAGCTGCTGGAGAAAACACGATCAAAAATCAAATATCAGCTCTCTAAGTATAACTTTACTGAATCTGGTGTTCATACTTTAGAAGATTTAGTGATAGAATCTGGGGGACGGCCACTGCAAAGTTTAATTATATCAACATGGAGATCAGGAACTACATTTCTTGGAGAGATTTTAAATGCGATTCCAGGTACATATTACCATTATGAACCATTACTTAAGTATGGAATTATACAAATAAGGGGGCCACCAGAGTCTGAGCAAGCTTTGAGTACAATAAGAGCAATGCTGAAATGTAATTATGATGGCTTAGAGGATTACTTTAAGTATGGTAGCAGGCACTCGAATCAGTTTAGCCATAACACCAGACTATGGGACCATTGTAAATATAAGAAAGAATTGTGTTATGATGCTGAATTTACATCGCGGTTATGTAAGCTGTTTCCTTTCCATACCATGAAGGTTGTAAGATTAAGATTGCGGCTTATACAGGAAATTCTGGATGACAAaga GCTTAACGTGAAAGTTATACTGTTAATCCGTGATCCTCGCGGTGTGATGCAGTCCAGGCAGCACCGTAACTTCTGTCAGCCAGCTCCGGACTGCTGGGAGCCGTCACTAGTCTGTGCTGATATGATCAGCGACTATGTGGCTGCAGGACGAATACAGCAGCAGTATCCTGACAGCCTTCT GGTTCTGCGTTACGAAGAACTAGCACTGAAGCCTAATATTACTACTCATCGAATTTTAAAGTTCCTACGGCTTAGTGCCACGCAATCGATCGACGAGTTCCTTCAGTCGCATACCAATGTGGAGGTGGCCGGCGTTAGTTCCACCTTCCGAGTGTCCCGAGATGTGCCTTTCAGGTGGAAGAATGCACTGGACTTCACTTATGTGGATGAGATACAG ATGGCGTGCAAAGAAGCTATGCTGTTGTGGGGTTACAAGTTGGCGAACAACGAGACCCATATGAAAAGCAAAGATTTTAACCCCTTGGACGATTATACAATCTCACAGTGA
- the LOC124643779 gene encoding probable ATP synthase subunit g 1, mitochondrial, which yields MSTSLSIAKLAKIVRGRTMTLMHELTETYRPAASVQKERLMELIKEKAEAATKSELAKKLRPLKGFYTLEMAPPRMAEMDKLQADIALAKEFFKNKCYYYITVRQAWLLFLVCTEVFLWFFLGETIGKFHIVGYLV from the exons atgagtaCGAGTTTGAGTATCGCTAAATTAGCGAAGATTGTGC GCGGCAGAACTATGACACTGATGCATGAACTGACTGAAACATACAGACCGGCTGCCAGCGTCCAAAAGGAGAGACTTATGGAGTTGATTAAAG AAAAAGCCGAAGCAGCAACCAAATCTGAACTTGCAAAGAAACTGCGGCCCTTGAAAGGATTTTATACTTTGGAGATGGCTCCACCCCGCATGGCTGAAATGGAT AAACTGCAAGCAGACATAGCCTTAGCAAAGGAATTCTTCAAAAACAAGTGCTATTACTACATTACCGTAAGGCAGGCGTGGTTGCTATTCCTGGTCTGTACCGAGGTATTCTTGTGGTTCTTCCTGGGAGAAACTATTGGGAAGTTCCACATAGTCGGATACTTGGTGTAG
- the LOC124644600 gene encoding histone H1-like: MARTTRKILEMALVSLDTIRPAVSNKWDSTKSYIKDTRARALVFNPVVEKVETAVAKAERLLSSKLISIRERQILAEVEYLERELYEAKKRLVASKTLKSFGVTSWKYLKIEAVPPMTVNFFNGPTGRKMEAFVGKLTNGFIGAIQTRIKEIDQEEERNRRELAAAMKAREARLIAEAKKKEAERLKAIARKAAEAVKKAAALAAKQKAEMEATKAKEEKQTKTKKPKAKAKAKSKRKPKGKGKGKSKAKPRKRRPRKKK; encoded by the exons ATGGCGCGGACAACCAGGAAGATCCTAGAAATGGCACtag TTTCTCTGGATACAATTCGACCTGCAGTTTCAAATAAATGGGATTCAACTAAGAGTTATATTAAAGATACTCGTGCGAGAGCACTCGTATTCAATCCAGTTGTAGAGAAAGTAGAAACGGCTGTAGCAAAAGCAGAACGTTTGTtaagttcaaaattaatatcaatccgTGAACGACAGATACTTGCTGAAGTCGAGTATCTTGAAAGAGAGTTATATGAAGCTAAAAAGAGACTTG TTGCTTCGAAAACTCTAAAAAGTTTTGGGGTCACTTCgtggaaatatttaaaaattgaagcgGTGCCGCCCATGACGGTAAATTTCTTCAACGGACCAACTGGTCGCAAAATGGAAGCCTTCGTTGGAAAGTTGACAAATGGTTTCATAGGTGCTATACAAACTAGGATTAAAGAAATTGACCAAGAGGAGGAAAGAAACAGGCGTGAACTAGCTGCCGCTATGAAAGCACGAGAGGCAAGATTAATAGCTGAAGCGAAAAAGAAAGAAGCCGAAAGGCTCAAAGCTATAGCAAGGAAAGCTGCTGAAGCCGTCAAAAAAGCCGCGGCATTGGCTGCAAAGCAGAAAGCTGAAATGGAAGCTACTAAAGcaaaagaagaaaaacaaacCAAGACTAAAAAGCCTAAAGCTAAAGCTAAAGCAAAATCCAAACGAAAACCTAAAGGGAAAGGAAAAGGGAAATCAAAAGCCAAACCTAGGAAGAGGCGGCCAAGGAAAAAGAAATGA